AGCTATCTTGTGTTATTAGGGTAGGCTGTGAGGGTGTAAGTTTGAGGGAGACGTAGGTGAATGGTATGGCAGAGAACATAAGTAAAACATAAGTAAACTGTATTCACAACACTATTTGGATGACCAAGTTAATTAGTGCGAAGTCCAATGGGTCCTctgtcactcattcattcaacaagtatttattgagcacttagcaTCAGAAATTGTTCTAGGAATAGAACAATGAAATAAGCATACCTGATATCTGTCCTCTTAAAGATTACCATTTATTATGTGAAAAAGGAAggaacataaaatgaaaatagtgtTACAAGTGCTCTGATAGAATAATGTGAATTGCCCGGAGTGTACCTGGGAACATTACCTAGTTTGAATATTGTTCAGGAAAGCTTGCTGTGTACTGTAGATGACAGGCAGTTAGCCAGAGGAAGAGACAAAATGGACTAAGGTGAAGAAATGTCCAAGATCAAACGTAGGTGAAAAGCAATTCAGACAAGAGTATTTCCAGAAGCTGAAAATCAAACTGGAGCTGACACACTTAGTGAACTAAAGTTATCTCTTTTTGACATGGGAGAGGGCTTTATAGCCTCTCCAACTTTGATGTTTCCATCAGGGATCTGGTGTTAGTATAATCCTTGTTTAAAACTGAACAAAGGACATCATTGAAGGTCTTTAAAAGTGGCATGGAagaactatatgccaacaatgaTGTCAATAATGCCATGGGATCTGCTTAGGTAGAGAATCATGAGCTGTATGCATATTCTTCAGTTATGAGGTATGCTTGCAAGAGAACTATAGAAGGATACTATTCACACCACCAGGTAATCTGTCTTCAAGTTAATATCTATTTGCTAACCTTAGAGATAGCAAACAAATgggattatatatttttcttttgaggaagattagccctgagctaactgctaccagtcctccttttttttctgaggaagactggccctgagctaacatccgtgcccatcttcctctactttatatgcaggacgcctaccacagcatggcttgccaagcggtgccatgtcctcacctgagatccaaacctgcaaaccctaggccgccaaagcagaattgtgcgtacttaaccactgcgccactgggctggccccaaatgggcatattttgagtaatttttaaaattattctctaaAAGCAGGAGACGAAGAAGAAACCAagacaacaaaacaaagaaaagcaagctTGGCTTAAAGTTCTTGGTGATGGAAGAGTTTGCTGATGTTTCAACATCTTACTACTTCTCTTTCCCTCACCTCTCTACTAATTGACAAGTCCTACCAGTTCTGTCTTCTTAGACCTCTGAAGCCAATTCATTAATCTTTCCTGTTATATTAACTCAGGCTACCATTATCTACTCACTACAGTAATTAGCATACTCTATTGGTTGTTTACAGAACAATGAGTTCCCATTCCATCTGAGTGCACATTAGGGTTAAAAAATAtcctttgaatgaatgaatatatttagGCTTTACAAAATAGTTATAACAGCCTTTAAAATAAGCCTAGAACATTTTCAGGCTCAGTATATGCTCAGAAATCAATTGTATCCTACACGAATTTTctgctctttaaaaataagaagacgTGTTTGATTAAATTGTCTAGTCTAGGCACCATTTGGAGGGATGTAGTTCTCTGGCAAACTTTTCTGCTTATTTCATGTAAATTGATTGATCTAGGTTTTATGATTATTTGTGAATcatatttgttaatttatattttcctgagtATCATCAATTTTACTTGTCAAAACATTAGAATTGATTTTTAAGATACCATTGTTAGAAAATATACCTTCCTTACcattagaaaatttaatttttgatctTTTATCTTGGTTTCAATCAACATGTTTATGTAATCACTTGTGACTTCAGAGATTCACTTCTACTGATTACATTTACTactttttgatctttttaaaataattgatttccaatttttggcttttTAATATACTTATATTAATTATGTCTTATTCAATTGATAATATATTTAAGACTAAAATTTTGCGTCTTAAAGCGACTTGTACTACTTTTTGAAATTGTCATTTAAAGAGGTCCTTGGTGGTCTTTTCTAGTCTATATCTACACTTTTGTCTTTCTACCTTACTTAATACTTGttgcttatttattcacttaaatgTATTTCTCAAAAACCTAATTCTCATAGAGAGTTCAGGTAGATACCCTTTTAATACAATTTACAGGTTTCACTgtgatttgatttacatatatctTTGTAATTCATAAggaaatttatttcacttaatgtaaatGGTGGATATAGCTGCATTTCTTTCTATAATACATAACAAATAATTTCCAAACTATTTGTGGAATAACTCAATATTTTCCCATTGATTTAATTCCTCCAATTGCATATAGCATTATAAAAATTACAGCCAATTTGGGGCTATATATTCTGCTCTTTGgacatatttatttttgatctggcaatatactatataattcatttgtgtgtttaatttattttatgtatttatgaaCTTAATAAGCGTATTCAAGTTAATCATGCCATTTTATCTTTAACTCATAAATGGtatgatttccttctttattatcatttaaaatatttttcttatatattttactgttttttaaataatatcctGAAATTATGTTACAGTTAAATATAAATCTCAAGTCAATTTTGATTCATGTTGCATTACATATATAAAGTAACccagtaattattttttaacactttattttaataaaaacttactttgtaaaacaaataatttgcatatatatatgaaGTAAAAAGTTCAAActttcttccccaccccaccctataTAACTCTCCCATAAATATTCCTTGGAATAGTTGATGTGTATTGATCCTGCCTTTTAAATGCAAATACCAACATGAACACCAAATCAACACCAGTAATGTATACTAGCACTGTACTCTAATttgccttttttcacttaaatatattttgacatCTTTTGATCCCCATACATAAAGCTTTAcctgattctttttaaaagctatataCTGTTCCACCTTATGAACATACTGTAAATGCTAAAATAGTCCccagattaaaaattaaactggTGCCAGCatctcaattttcattttttcgtATTATAATTCACTTTAATTTCATATTATAAATACTGCTGCTGTGAATAACCTCATgccattttttatttgtatatctGTATCTTTGGAAACATTACTATATTTGGAGCTTCTGGGGCAATGGAATAGGtgcattttatgttttgaaaCATATTACCAAATTAGCCTCTAAAAATATTATACAGTAAACCCTACTAAAATAGTTGTAACAGTTCTTATTTCCTCAGACCCTTTATAGAGTTGGATATTATCAATGATTTCATCAATCTTTTTAAGACTTTCCTCATATGATAAAGAATGTACCTCATGAATGTTTTATattgaatttaattatttataagattgagaatattctatatatttatcAAAGATTAAAAAGTTTTATATGACTTGTTTGTTCATATCCATTGCTAGTTTTTCCACTGGATCAAGGGCTTTGTTTTTGTAATCTgtagaaagattttaaataagtattaatggaattacatattttttttcattttgattagtCTTTGTGATATTTTTGTCACAGAATTTATTGTCTCCTATTTAATTATTCTTTCTCTGTAATAGTTTGTCCTTCCAATTTCCATtttgtccttctttcttcccttagaTGTCATCTGGGTATTTACATGGTTTGAGATGTGGGATGTCGGGAAAGCAATCTTACACACTGTTTTGTGTCAGTAAATAGGGAACCTGGATCCTGGATTCTGAACCCTAGCTGAGGAGTCTGAATGCATTGGCCTCTGCTGAAACTGCatctgtttttaataaaatggacCCTTCCCAGATTTGAGCACAGATAATATTCACTGCTGCTGACTGCCAGCCTTGCCATTTATTCCCTTCTGGAATTACAGGCtctccactttctttttctctctagttGGAATAGACCCTACATCACATCTACCTTTAATTGCTCAAGGAAAATGGATGCATTTGTGTTGGGAGACCTATGCAGAGGTCTTGGTGAGAGATGGTGGCATGTAGGAAGGAGCAGTTAATGCAGGGTAACAAAAAGTGTATGTAATATAGAGATACTTAGGGAGAGATTACCTGTAATATGAGGAAGATGACTGTGTGTGAGGGAGATGTGAGTAAGATCATTTCAAGGCTTCCAGATTGAGAAACTGATTGTTTTATATTGTCATTTGATGAGTTGGAAAACATCATAGGAGAAACAGATTTGGAGCAATGGAAGGAGGAATGGGGTAGTTTGGAACATGCTGAGTTGGATGCACCTGTGGGCTTTCTACATGAAGATGGCAGGTATAGGATAACTAGTTCCAAATTGAGGCTTAAGATAACTAATTCCAGAGCTGAGAAGAGCTGGATAActtcaaaattataaactttagAATCCTCAATGTAAGAGTCACAGTTAAAGTCAAGGCATTTTGGGATTTCACCCAGGTGGAGTTTGTTGACCTAGAAAGCAGGAGACATGGATCGAGCACCACAGAATTCCAAAATTCAAGAACAGGTGGAAAGAAAATTGAGTGACTACtgaagcaggagaaaaagagtTGTGTATCATGTCACAAAATAGAGGAGTTTTGGCAGAAGAGCTAGACTGTTTCAATGAAGTCTCACAAGAATGAGTCATTATATAGATTAGACAAGGTTAAGAATGTCATTGTATAATGTCGCCGGGAGAGTGGGCTCCTCCTTCTGCAACTGTCTTCTGTGAGGGTTGAGAGGAGGGTTCTATCTTCCTTCCATGAGACAAATCTAATATAGTAAGTTGTTGGAGAATGTATTTTCTTGTAAACTTCTCCAACCTAGGAATATCTAAAGTGGCAGATTAAACCAATTAAATCTTAGATTTTAGAGAATAATATTTTTGTCACCTCTTTATGTTTGTGAACTTTTCTATAACACTAATGAGagccagggcagatgttctagtgtggagagaagagtaaagaagaaaagagacagcaTGGTGAGCTTTGGTTTTAGACATTGAGCCTGCCTTCTTTCAGCCCCTTGAGATCCTTGAGTTCTTATTCCAGTTCACCGGAGCTGGGACTTCACATTGAACTTTGCTCCAAACCCCTCACTAGCAATCATTTCTCTGCCTAATATTATTTTGTGcacatatttttagaaaacttcCTGGGCTGCTTATAGCTAGGCAGGATAGTATTCAGAATTATATGACTGTGTCTctgggaaaaattatttcaataccACTTCTTTTATGACAGAATTGTGGATAAAAATTTGGCAGATATTTAttagtaaagagaaaagaagacgGATAGTTTAGTACTTTCCACAGCTGAAAGTGATGGCATGATACTGGAGAAAGCACAGAGGTGGACAACTGTAAATCATTGTTACAATCAgctgtgaaatttttattttcagtctatGAGACACATCCAATCCAAGACCATGATGGCCACATTCAACTTGAGCAGCTTCAATTCAGGCCCATTCATCCTACTGGGAATACCAGGGCTGGAGCAGTTCCACATCTGGATTGGGATTCCCTTCTTTATTATCCACCTTGTGGCCCTTGTGAGCAACAGTGCCCTTCTCTACCTTATTTACATGGAGCGCAGACTTCACGAGCCcatgttctttttcctctccatacTGGCTGCTACAGATCTCATCCTGTCTAATACATGTGTACCCAAAACCTTCAGCATCTTCTGGATAGGTCCCCAGGAAATAACCTTTCCTGGATGCCTTACTCAGATGTTTTTTCTCCATTACAGCTTTGCCATGGATTCTGCTATTCTGCTGGCCATGGCATTTGATCGCTATGTTGCTATTTGCTTCCCTCTAAGATACACCACTATTCTCACCCGTCAGATTATTACTAAGATTGTAATTGGTATTGTCAGCAGGAGCTTTTGTATCATCTTTCCATGTGTGTTCTTATTAAAGCGACTGCCTTTTTGCCAAACACTCATCATTCCCCACACATATTGTGAGCACATAGGTGTTGCCCAACTTGCCTGTGCAGATATCTCCATCAACATCTGGTATGGCTTTGCTGTTCCTATAGTGACTGTTACATCAGACCTAATCCTCATTGGCATCTCCTACGCTCTTATCCTTCATACTATCTTTAACCTTCCATCCCAGGATGCCCGCTGGAAAGCCCTCAACACATGTGGTTCCCACGTTTGTGTCATTCTTATATTCTACACACCAGCCATGTTCTCTGTCCTCACCCACCGTTTTGGTCACAATATTCCTCACTCCTTCCACATACTGATTGCCAACCTCTATGTAGCCATCCCTCCTGCACTGAATCCAATCATTTATGGGGTGAAGACCAAGGATATTAGGGAAAAAATCATCCTACTCTTTTTTCTTAGAGGGACTAAGTGACATTAGACTGAGAgcttggaaaaataaacagataactATATTGATTTTGGaatgcatttcattttttaaagctagAATATCTATAATAGTGacttaaatatatatgaaatccTAGAAATCCACTATGAGTTGTAGGAATCAATGAGAGAAGATAAGGAGGTACATGTCAAGAGAGGCAacaaaaaaaagttgaagaagatatATCTGCATGAAAAGATAGATCAGAGGGAAATTTCCATCTTATTTTGAGATAGATTTCTAAGACTTATGGGATATGATGTTGATCATATATAATATGGAGAGCACATTATTCTTATAAACAGTTTAAAAGAGAGCAGTAAAGGTCTAACAATTTGGGATACGTTTGAAGGACACTTTCCAGATGAAAGTTGGTAAAGCTAACCGCAAATGATTACCCTCTTTTAAGAATCACCCAGGAAAATTAATAACTTAAAAAAGTGGCTCTGAATTGTTGGTGGATATCAAAATCACCAGGAAAACTTGGTAAAATTATAAAGTCCTAGTCTCTATCCTACTTTGATGGGCCCTTATGTTGTTTAATGgttctctaggtgattctgataccTGAGAAATTTGAGTCCTTCCAGATGAGAAAAGTCCTAGTCGTTTGAAAAACCCATAGACTTGGTTCCTGTAGTAATTTTCTGGGCCTGGAAGTAACATAGCTTTCCTTTATGCTCCATATAACTGCTTCTTGCCTAGTATTATTTATCCATCTTAAAACTCCAAAACTTTAAATCTCACATTATCAGAATATGTTACCAATTATATCTACTTATTTCAGGCTTTGAAGAACTCTGGCTTCTGGaacaaaaaattcttttcaagatTTTTGGTGATTTTAATGTCCATGGAGCTGACTACTTAATAACTTAGTGTGgtagattgtattttccaaagataggCACAATAATGTATTCCATCTTCCATGCTTTTCTGCAGTGTAAACTTGCCATTTCTACATCAATAGTTAGAGTTTAATTCTACTTCCTTTGAATCTTGCCTGGACTTAGGGATTCCTTGACAAAAAATTCAGTGGAAGGGACATTCTAAGCTGGCCGTAAAAACATTTGCACTTTCTACCTGGGTCTCTTGAAATgcttgatcttttttctttttgtttttttttaaatttggtcctgagctaacatccgttgccaatcttcctctttttattttcttctccccaaagccccctctagtatatagttgcatattctagttataggttcttctagttttgctatgtgggatgccacctcagcatggcttgatgagcgatactaggtccttgcccagggtcagaaccagcaaaaccttgggctgttgaagcagagtgcccaaacttaaccactgggccatggggctggcctcttgaAATGTCTGATCTTAATAGGCTCCCTCTGGGAAACCAACCACTATGCTATGAGTATCCCAAGCAACATGAAGAAGCCACGTCTAAATATTCTGGTGGATGACTCCAATTGAAATCTCAGCCAACAGTCAGAAACAACTGTCAGTTATGTTAGTAAGTCATATTGAATATCCAGTCCAGTAGAGACATGAAATATCTGTAGGCTCAATTGACACCTCACTGTAAT
The Equus caballus isolate H_3958 breed thoroughbred chromosome 7, TB-T2T, whole genome shotgun sequence genome window above contains:
- the OR52H20 gene encoding olfactory receptor 52H1, which codes for MMATFNLSSFNSGPFILLGIPGLEQFHIWIGIPFFIIHLVALVSNSALLYLIYMERRLHEPMFFFLSILAATDLILSNTCVPKTFSIFWIGPQEITFPGCLTQMFFLHYSFAMDSAILLAMAFDRYVAICFPLRYTTILTRQIITKIVIGIVSRSFCIIFPCVFLLKRLPFCQTLIIPHTYCEHIGVAQLACADISINIWYGFAVPIVTVTSDLILIGISYALILHTIFNLPSQDARWKALNTCGSHVCVILIFYTPAMFSVLTHRFGHNIPHSFHILIANLYVAIPPALNPIIYGVKTKDIREKIILLFFLRGTK